The region GGTGCCGCGGCCTTCGCCGGGCGGGCGGGGAGCGTCGGCCGGGCTGCCGTCCGGCGCGAGGCCCGCGTCACGATCTTCTTGCCGCGCCCCTTCTGCCCGGCGTCGGTCTTGAGACGCACCTTGGCCGGCGTCCGTTTGGCGGTGACGGTCGTCGACAGCTCGGCGAGCCGCCGCTCGAACCGTGCCACGGCGCCATGAAACAGGTCGAGTTTCTCGCGGCTCCGGCTGGCGGCGACGTCGATCCGCGCCGCGGCGCGGCGCTTGTTGGCCCGCTGCTGGCCGCTGGTGAGAGCGTGCCATTTGTCGCGGAGGGCCCGGGCCTGCTTGGAGGCAGCGGCGACCTGCTCGTGGGTGGCTTTCGCGAGGCTCGCGCCGAGGCTCGAGTCGAAGATCCGCTGCTCGGCCGCCGTGAACAGTTCGCGGGCACGCTCGAGGACCGCTGCCGGGAGCTCACCGATCGTGTGGGCCGTGTGGGCCGCGCTCGTGGACCGCTTCGCCTTCGCCATGGACTTCTGCCTCGACGGGTGTCATCCACCGGGCCGGGACGCGACCGGGCGTTCGACAGTGCCGCGGCAGTCAGTTTCAGCGGCCACCGCCGCCACCGCTCCGCTTGGCGCGGGCTTCGTCCATCATCCGCCGGTATTCGGTTCGACGGGCCCGATCATCGGGGCTCGTGCGATTGATGCCGGCGAGCCGTCGGGCGTTCGATGCATCCTCGCTGCTCCCACGCCGGCCGCCTCCCGGAGGCCCACCGCCTCCCGGCGGACCGCCGCGCCCACTCCCGCCCGGAGGCCCACCACGGCCTGCGTTTTGCTGGCCATCGGGGCGCGGGGGGCGAGGTTGATTTCCTTCCTGCTGGCGGCGGGCCATCCACTCCTTCCGCCGGTCCTCCTCCGACTTCAACCGCCGGTCCATCTCGGCCTGCCGCTGCTGCGGCGGCAGCGCGAAGAACGAATTGGCCGCCGCCCGCTCGCGAGCCTCGATCAGCCGCATCATCTGCTCTTCACGCACCTCACGGGGAACGTCGCGCATCTTCTCGAACATCCCCCGCATGCCGTCGAACGACTCGGTGTAGGGCTTCTCGTTGCGGGCCATCTTGTCGAGGTCGGCGACCTGCTGATCGACGAGCGACTTGAACTCGGCGACGTTCTTCGGAGTCGTGAACCAGCCGAGAAAGAACCCGGCAACCCCGACGGTAGAACCGAGCAGGAGCAGCAGGAGGAGAATCCAGAACACCCAGCCCCCTTTGCCCGATCCCTTGCGTTCGGCCGCGAGCTCCCGAAGGGCACGCCGGGTGTCGGCAGCGGACACAGTGGCCATGGAAGCTCTCCTGACAGGTGCGGTGGCGGTGCCAGCCCGGGGCGCGATCGGCCGCCGGAAGGTGCCCCAACAGGGGCAAACCGGGGTGGACAGGTCGTTCTAACGGCCATTTCCCCTGCAAGGTTGCGGCGCTCAGGCTGAGAGGCGACCAAGGCCGTGAAAACCCTCGTGCGGGGTGCACAGCCGGCGACCCGCGCCGACGCGTTTGCCCCCTTTATGGGGGTCAGTCGCCGCCCCGCAGCCGCCGGTCCGCCAGTGCCCGTGCACCGAGCGCACGCGAGCTTCTCTGTGTCGACGGTTCTCTCCTGCCCCGCGGCCGGCGGGGAGGATCACGCCGGCGGTACCGAGCCCGGTTCGGCGCCAGCATGGCCTGGGGCCCGGTGATCGGCTCGGTGGCGACCGCAGAGGCGGGGAATCGAGCCTGCTACCGAGGGGTATACTCGCCGCCGCGACTGCCGCTGACGGCATCCGGGGCCACTCCCATGGCAGAAGACATTGCCCGATCGTCGCTGTCGATCGCCGACCTGGAACGACACCACGGCATCCCGGCAGACACCTACTGCGGTCTCACCGCCGACGACATGAGCCGGGCGATCGTCGCCTACCACGGCAGCCCGCGGGAGCCGGGCGCACCGGTCGGCTACTGGCCGATCGGCTCCCCCGAAACGCGTCTGGCCCGGCTGCGCGACGAGTTTGGCCCCGAGGCGGACATCGAACGGATCCTGCTGCTCGAGCAGTTCTTCGGGGCGCGCGTGAGCCGGGCACTGAACCTCGACTGGATGCTGCCCGACGCCGAGTTCGACCGTGCGGTGGCCGACGGCCTGCGGCGGTCGTTTCCCGAGCTCAGCGAGGACGCCCGGACGGTGATCGCCGGCAATTACTCGTACAGCCACGCGAAATGACGCGGCCGCCGTCGTTGGCGCCGGCGTGTCGCCGGGATGCGGCACACCCCCTCGGTCGTCGGCGGAGAGCGATCGCATGAACCGATCCGAGTGCGAAGCCCTCGACCGGGACGATCCGCTCGCCCCGAAGCGCGGTGCCTTCGCCATTCCCGCGGGGCTGATCTACCTCGACGGCAATTCGCTCGGGGTGCTTCCGGCCCACGTGCCGGGGCGCGTGCGCGAGGTGGTGGAGACGCAGTGGGGCGGATCGCTGATCCGATCGTGGAACGAGCACGGCTGGCTGACGCTGCCGCGCCGGGTGGGCGATCGGATCGCGCGGCTGATCGGCGCGCCGGCCGGGAGCGTCGTCGCGGGCGACACGATCTCGGTCAATCTCTTCAAGCTCCTCGGCGCCGCCGCGCAACTCGCCGGCCCGCGTCGCGTCATCCTCTCTGACGACGGAAATTTTCCCTCCGATCTGTACGTCGCCCAGGGCTTCCGCGACCTCGTCGACGACGGTTACACGCTCGAGATCGTCGCTCCGGAGGAGGTCGCGGACGCGATCGACGAGCGCGTCGCCTTCACGATGCTCACGGAGGTCGATTACCGCACGGCGCGCCGCCACGACATGCGGGCCGTGACGGCCAAGGCCCATGCCCGGGGCGCGCGGGTGATCTGGGATCTCGCCCATTCGGCCGGGGCGATCCCGGTCGACCTCGCCGCCGCGGGGGCCGATTTCGCCGTCGGGTGCACCTACAAATACCTCAACGGCGGACCGGGCTCCCCCGCCTTCCTCTACGTCCGCCCCGATCTCCAGGACCTCGTGCGGCCGCCGCTCACCGGCTGGTGGGGCCACGCCGAACCGTTCGCCTTCACGCCGGACTACCGGCCCGCGCCGGGGATCGACCGCTTCCAGTGCGGCACGCAGCCGATCCTCTCGATGGCGGCCCTCGATGCGGCGCTCGACGTGTGGGATGGCATCGTGATGCGTGACGTGCGCGAGAAGTCACTCGCCCTGTGCAGCCTGTTCATCGATCTCATCGAGGAGCGCTGCGCCCGCCACGGCGTCACGGTGACCGGCCCGCGCGAGACAGCCGCGCGGGGGTCGCACGTGTCGCTCCGCCACCCCCAGGGCCATGCGGTGATGCAGGCGCTGATCGCCTCCGGTGTCGTCGGCGATTTTCGCGCCCCCGACATGATGCGTTTCGGCTTCGCCCCGCTGTACACCCGATTCACCGACGCGTTCGACGCCGTGGCGGTCATGGCGGGGATCCTCGACACGCGCCGGTGGGACGAGCCTCGATTTCAATCGCGGAGGGCCGTCACGTGATCATCGACATCACCCAGCCGCTGGCGCCCGGCATGGCGGTGTTTCCCGGCGATGCCCCCTACGCCGAAGACTGGACGTGCCGGATCGGCGCGACGTCGCCGGTCAACGTCGCGCGCGTGGCATTCTCCGTCCACTGCGGGACCCATGCCGACGCACCGCTGCACTACGACGCCCAGGGCACCGCGGCGGCGGGCCTGGATCTCGCGCCGTTCATCGGCCCATGCCGCGTGATCGACGCGCGGGGGCCGGGCCCGCTGTGCGAGCCCGGCGCGATCGCGGCCGCCCTGGAGGGAGCGCCGTCGCGGATCCTCCTGCGGCTGATGGACCGGCTCGACCCGCTCGTCTGGCCGACCGGGTTCCGGGCGCTGGCCCCGGAGACGATCGCGCTGTTGGCGTCGTGCGGCGTGGTCCTCGTGGGTGTCGACACGCCATCGGTCGATCCCGAGACCTCGAAGTCGCTTCCCGCCCATCACGCCTGCTGCCGGGCCGAAATGCGGATCCTCGAGAATCTCGTCCTCGCGCATGTGGAGCCTGACGACTACGAGCTGGTGGCGCTGCCCCTGAAGTTCACGAACCTCGATGCCAGCCCGGTGCGGGCGGTGCTGCGGCGCGGATGAGGTAGCACCCCCTTCTGAAAATCGCGGGTGGCAGAGGTCGGGCATCCGGCTCCGATGGTGAGGGAAGCCCGTTCAGCCTCCCGATCCTCACGGATCTCGGAGCGCGGGGCGTGAGCCCGTTGGTTGCCAACGCGCTCGGATCGGCTATGATTTTGAGTAATCAAAAAAATTATTTTTGATCACAAAAAAAGCTGTTCCGCGAGGGTGCTGCGATGGCCGACCGCGAAGCCGGTTCTCGGGGAGCCCCGGGAGTTTTCCAAGGTCACTCGGCACGCGGCGGGTTCACGCTCGTCGAGTTACTCGTCGTGATCGCGATCATCGGCACGCTCGTCGGCCTCCTCCTTCCGGCGGTGCAGGGCGCGCGAGAGGCGGCGCGACGGGTGAGCTGCGGCAACAACCTTCGTCAACTCTCGCTGGCACTGGCCAACCACGAATCGGCGCGGCGGCGATTTCCCGCCGGGTATGTCAGTGGCACGGCGCGAACGCCGGTCGATCCCGCCACGCGCGACCGCCCACCGGGAACCGGCTGGGGGCTTCTCGCGGCCCCGTATCTCGAGGAGGGGGCGCTGGCCGCCGCGTACCGCGCCGACGTGGGAGAGGGGATCGCCGATCCGGTCAACCGCGCCGTCGTTTCCGCCTCACCGGCGCTGTTCCGCTGCCCGTCCGACAGCGGACCGCTGGGTCCGTTCGCCGCGCTCGACGCGGCAAGGCGTCCGCATGCCTCCGGGGCCCTCCTCGGCCGGTCGAGCTACGTCGGCAACGCCGGGCATGCCGAGCCCTGGTCGGCCCCGCTCGACGACTGGGCCCCCCTGGCCAACGGACCGCTGTACCGCAATTCGTGGACGCGCGTCGCCGACATCACCGACGGCACCGCGCGGACCGTGCTCCTCGGAGAACACACGTCGCGACTGTCCCAGAAGGCATGGGCGGGAACGGTGGTCGGCGCGGCCAGTGTTCCCGGCGACGGATTCCGCTTCGGCGGGGGGACGATCGCCGCGACCGAGGCCGACGCGGCGGCGACGCTGCTGCTGGTCCACAGCGGTCCGGCTCCGACCGAGCCGGGGGTGATCCATCCGCCCAACGATCGAGCCGCCCACGTTTGCCAGATGTATGCCGAACATCCGGGCGGGTGCAACGTGGTGTTCGTCGACGGTGGCGTGCGGTTCGTCGCCGACACGATCGACAAGGGGGCGTGGGCGGCCCTGTCGAGCATGAACGGAGGTGAGTCCGCCGCCACCGTGGACTGAATCGGGGTGGCCGCGAAAAAACCCGATCATCGCCGCTGCCGGCGGAGTCGACTCTCCCGCTCTGAGCAGGCCAAACCGGCTGAATCCGCCCTGGGTCACGGGTGTTCGCGGAGGAACGGCTGGCATGACCAGGCGGTGAGCGATCGCCACAGCCATTCGGCCGGACCGAGTCGGAACCGCGCGAGCCACCATGGGCTCCAGGCGAGCTGCAACGTCCAGATCACGACCGCGATGACGACGAGCCCAGTCCTCGGCACCGTGCCGGCCAGCGCCAGACCGTGGCCAAAGAACAGCAGCGAGCAGATCAGCGACTGGGAGAGGTAATTCGACAGCGCCATCGCCCCCACGGCCTCGAGGCGTGGCCCCAAGGAACCGAACGCCCCGCCGCGCCAGGCCCAGAGGATGGCCCCGGCATGAGCGCAGACCAGCGCCAGCGTTGCCACCAGCTCGAGTGGCACGACCACGCGGAGGTACGTCGCGAACGCCACGCCGCCGCGCAGTGAGACCATCACCGCGGCCCAGGCCAGTGGCACGCCGATGGCGTAGCCGGGCACCGCCCAGCGTCGATACGCGGCGGCGCTCCATTCCCCGCCGAGGAATCCGTTCTTCACGAGCGCCATCCCGAGGATCATCGGGGTTCCCCAGAGGACGATCCCGAACAGCAACTCCCCCGCCTGCGCCCCGATCATGCTCGTGAACCGCTCGACGATCCCCGCGGCATAGCCTTGGTTTTGCCTCCGGCGGATCGCGAGCGTCGTGAGCTCAGGCCGCTGGCGGTCGTGTCGTTGGGCGGTGAATTGACGGTGGAAGTCGAGAACGAACTCGTCGACCTTGGACAGATCGTCGTCGCCCGGCGCGAAGGCGTCGGCGCCGCGATCGGCGGCATCGGCACGGGCGACCATCTCCACGAGGCG is a window of Planctomycetota bacterium DNA encoding:
- the kynU gene encoding kynureninase; protein product: MNRSECEALDRDDPLAPKRGAFAIPAGLIYLDGNSLGVLPAHVPGRVREVVETQWGGSLIRSWNEHGWLTLPRRVGDRIARLIGAPAGSVVAGDTISVNLFKLLGAAAQLAGPRRVILSDDGNFPSDLYVAQGFRDLVDDGYTLEIVAPEEVADAIDERVAFTMLTEVDYRTARRHDMRAVTAKAHARGARVIWDLAHSAGAIPVDLAAAGADFAVGCTYKYLNGGPGSPAFLYVRPDLQDLVRPPLTGWWGHAEPFAFTPDYRPAPGIDRFQCGTQPILSMAALDAALDVWDGIVMRDVREKSLALCSLFIDLIEERCARHGVTVTGPRETAARGSHVSLRHPQGHAVMQALIASGVVGDFRAPDMMRFGFAPLYTRFTDAFDAVAVMAGILDTRRWDEPRFQSRRAVT
- the kynB gene encoding arylformamidase, which produces MAEGRHVIIDITQPLAPGMAVFPGDAPYAEDWTCRIGATSPVNVARVAFSVHCGTHADAPLHYDAQGTAAAGLDLAPFIGPCRVIDARGPGPLCEPGAIAAALEGAPSRILLRLMDRLDPLVWPTGFRALAPETIALLASCGVVLVGVDTPSVDPETSKSLPAHHACCRAEMRILENLVLAHVEPDDYELVALPLKFTNLDASPVRAVLRRG
- a CDS encoding DUF1559 domain-containing protein; this translates as MADREAGSRGAPGVFQGHSARGGFTLVELLVVIAIIGTLVGLLLPAVQGAREAARRVSCGNNLRQLSLALANHESARRRFPAGYVSGTARTPVDPATRDRPPGTGWGLLAAPYLEEGALAAAYRADVGEGIADPVNRAVVSASPALFRCPSDSGPLGPFAALDAARRPHASGALLGRSSYVGNAGHAEPWSAPLDDWAPLANGPLYRNSWTRVADITDGTARTVLLGEHTSRLSQKAWAGTVVGAASVPGDGFRFGGGTIAATEADAAATLLLVHSGPAPTEPGVIHPPNDRAAHVCQMYAEHPGGCNVVFVDGGVRFVADTIDKGAWAALSSMNGGESAATVD
- a CDS encoding DUF418 domain-containing protein — protein: MGRDACNAVDTAATGGPSPPGVRPPPADGDPAATPRRLAPLDLLRGVAVCGILLMNIVDFGWPGDAYFRVAAPYYALDSIGPVDDPDEVDARVARDDEGMSWVERERRRLARQREQPRFPTGEIRFGAVSTDADRVEFVLAEIFVANKMRGLLSMLFGAGVVLSTAAVAARGARAGRWHYRRMFWLAVIGAAHCYLLWEGDILLGYAAAGLWLYPLRNLAARALAAVALGLVAAHVVIAWFLVPAIGWVDRRGAAVEARLVEMVARADAADRGADAFAPGDDDLSKVDEFVLDFHRQFTAQRHDRQRPELTTLAIRRRQNQGYAAGIVERFTSMIGAQAGELLFGIVLWGTPMILGMALVKNGFLGGEWSAAAYRRWAVPGYAIGVPLAWAAVMVSLRGGVAFATYLRVVVPLELVATLALVCAHAGAILWAWRGGAFGSLGPRLEAVGAMALSNYLSQSLICSLLFFGHGLALAGTVPRTGLVVIAVVIWTLQLAWSPWWLARFRLGPAEWLWRSLTAWSCQPFLREHP